A window of Actinomycetes bacterium genomic DNA:
CGCCACGACGCTGAACACCAGCTCGGCCAGGGGGCTGGTGGCCAGCCGGATCCTGCCGAGGTCGCGCTGGTCGAGATGGATGCGGATCACGGACCGACCTTACGGCGGAGGGATGGGCGTCCGGTACCGATTTAGCGGACGGCGAAGCGGCGGGCTCTCGCGGACGGCGAAGCGGTGGGCTCTCGCGGACGGCCCGGCAGCTCCGCCGGCCGGCGCGGCCGGGGGCGCGACTCCGTAAGATGCCGGGAGCTGAGCACGACCGGAGGTGCGTGATGGAGGAGCCCGGCGGGGCGGCGTTCGCCCTCGGCGCCGAGCAGGAGCGCCTCGCCACCGAGGTCCGCGCGCTGGCCAGAGACGTCCTCGCCCCCCTGGCCAGGGCCGGGGTGCCGGGCCGGGTCAACCGCAAGCTGGTGGCCGCGCTCGGCGAGCACGGCCTGCTCCCCCGCCTGTTCCCCCGCTCGGCCGGCGGCAGCGCCGCGGGCGCGTCGGCCTCCGCGCTCGAGCTGTGCCTGCTCCGGGAGGCGCTGGCCCGGGAGTCGACCGAGGCCGAGACCGCGCTCGCCCTGCAGGGTCTCGGCGCCTACCCCATCCTCACCGCCGGTCCGGAGCCGCTGGTGCGCCGCTTCGTCCCGGAGGTCGCGGCCGGCCGGGCCGTCGCCGCGTTCGCCCTGTCGGAGGCGGGGGCCGGGTCCGACGCGGGCGGGCTCGAGCTCGCGGCCGAGCGGGACGGGGACGGCTTCCGGCTCACCGGGACCAAGCTGTGGATCTCCAACGCGCCCGAGGCCGACGTCTACACGGTGTTCGCCCGCACCACTCCCGGCGCCCGGGCCCGCGGAGTCACCGCGTTTGCGGTCCCCGGTGACGCGCCCGGCCTGGGCGGCGAGCCGATCGAGCTGCTCGCCCCCCACCCGGTCGGCCGGCTCGACTTCGACGGCGTGCGCGTCGGCCCCGGCCAGGTCCTCGGCCCGGTCGACGGCGGCTTCGCCGTGGCCATGCGCACCCTTGACCT
This region includes:
- a CDS encoding acyl-CoA dehydrogenase family protein, which codes for MEEPGGAAFALGAEQERLATEVRALARDVLAPLARAGVPGRVNRKLVAALGEHGLLPRLFPRSAGGSAAGASASALELCLLREALARESTEAETALALQGLGAYPILTAGPEPLVRRFVPEVAAGRAVAAFALSEAGAGSDAGGLELAAERDGDGFRLTGTKLWISNAPEADVYTVFARTTPGARARGVTAFAVPGDAPGLGGEPIELLAPHPVGRLDFDGVRVGPGQVLGPVDGGFAVAMRTLDLFRPSVGAFAVGMAQAALDLAVAHAATRRAFGAPLKDFQAVSHRLAEMATRTEAARLLVYAAASRYDRAARSMAGMAGGPGDGVTQGSAAGGPGDGVTQASAMAKLYATETAQQVIDAAIQVHGAVALERGHPLEHLYRDVRATRVYEGTSEIQRAVIARELFRPVTT